In the Heterodontus francisci isolate sHetFra1 chromosome 8, sHetFra1.hap1, whole genome shotgun sequence genome, one interval contains:
- the hsd17b7 gene encoding 3-keto-steroid reductase isoform X5, translating to MTVPAVSRATLARRVVLVTGANSGIGLALCQRLLSEDNQIHLCMACRNMQKAETAKSELLLSHPGADISLLKVDVGNISSVIKAAEAIKQRYEHLDYLYLNAGIMPNPHFSLKAFLSGLLSRKVFNMFQTGEGLLIQEDWLTDDGLQQVFMTNVFGHFLLIRNLEPVLGQAGCASQLVWTSSSNARKSAFSLTDYQHSQGQESYSSSKYATDLLSVGLNKHYNSKKPESLDPMVKYHSCTSGLGNNYVSSRKMDVDVETAEIFYQELLKLEGKMKEKINITGDHS from the exons TGGCATTGGTCTGGCTCTTTGTCAACGCTTGCTTTCTGAAGATAACCAGATACACCTGTGTATGGCATGTCGAAACATGCAGAAAGCTGAGACTGCTAAGTCTGAACTTCTCCTGTCCCATCCTGGGGCTGATATTAGCCTTTTGAAAGTTGATGTTGGGAATATTAGCTCTGTGATCAAAGCAGCAGAAGCAATAAAGCAAAG GTATGAGCATTTAGATTATCTCTACCTGAACGCTGGAATTATGCCAAATCCCCATTTCAGTTTGAAAGCCTTTCTAAGTGGTCTGTTGTCCAG AAAAGTGTTCAATATGTTTCAAACTGGGGAGGGTTTGCTTATCCAGGAAGATTGGCTTACTGATGATGGACTACAGCAGGTCTTCATGACAAATGTCTTTGGACATTTCTTACTG ATACGAAACCTGGAACCTGTACTCGGTCAAGCTGGTTGTGCATCACAGCTGGTTTGGACATCTTCGAGCAATGCAAGGAAATCTGCCTTCAGTCTGACTGACTACCAGCATAGCCAAGGCCAGGAATCCTACAGTTCTTCCAAATATGCAACTGATCTGCTGAGTGTAGGCTTGAACAAGCACTATAATAGCAAG AAGCCAGAGTCACTGGACCCAATGGTGAAATACCACAGCTGTACATCTGGATTAGGGAATAATTACGTATCCTCACGCAAG ATGGACGTTGATGTCGAAACAGCTGAAATATTTTATCAAGAGTTATTAAAGCTTGAAGGCAAGATGAAAGAAAAGATTAACATTACTGGGGACCATAGCTAG
- the hsd17b7 gene encoding 3-keto-steroid reductase isoform X1 codes for MTVPAVSRATLARRVVLVTGANSGIGLALCQRLLSEDNQIHLCMACRNMQKAETAKSELLLSHPGADISLLKVDVGNISSVIKAAEAIKQRYEHLDYLYLNAGIMPNPHFSLKAFLSGLLSRKVFNMFQTGEGLLIQEDWLTDDGLQQVFMTNVFGHFLLIRNLEPVLGQAGCASQLVWTSSSNARKSAFSLTDYQHSQGQESYSSSKYATDLLSVGLNKHYNSKGLFSSVVCPGFVLTNLTYGIFPPFIWTLITPIMWLICVFTNSFTRSPYNGTEALVWLFTQKPESLDPMVKYHSCTSGLGNNYVSSRKMDVDVETAEIFYQELLKLEGKMKEKINITGDHS; via the exons TGGCATTGGTCTGGCTCTTTGTCAACGCTTGCTTTCTGAAGATAACCAGATACACCTGTGTATGGCATGTCGAAACATGCAGAAAGCTGAGACTGCTAAGTCTGAACTTCTCCTGTCCCATCCTGGGGCTGATATTAGCCTTTTGAAAGTTGATGTTGGGAATATTAGCTCTGTGATCAAAGCAGCAGAAGCAATAAAGCAAAG GTATGAGCATTTAGATTATCTCTACCTGAACGCTGGAATTATGCCAAATCCCCATTTCAGTTTGAAAGCCTTTCTAAGTGGTCTGTTGTCCAG AAAAGTGTTCAATATGTTTCAAACTGGGGAGGGTTTGCTTATCCAGGAAGATTGGCTTACTGATGATGGACTACAGCAGGTCTTCATGACAAATGTCTTTGGACATTTCTTACTG ATACGAAACCTGGAACCTGTACTCGGTCAAGCTGGTTGTGCATCACAGCTGGTTTGGACATCTTCGAGCAATGCAAGGAAATCTGCCTTCAGTCTGACTGACTACCAGCATAGCCAAGGCCAGGAATCCTACAGTTCTTCCAAATATGCAACTGATCTGCTGAGTGTAGGCTTGAACAAGCACTATAATAGCAAG GGCCTGTTTTCTAGTGTGGTGTGTCCCGGTTTTGTTTTGACTAATTTGACCTATGGTATCTTTCCTCCTTTCATCTGGACATTAATTACACCCATTATGTGGCTA ATTTGTGTATTCACAAACTCGTTTACTCGGAGCCCATATAATGGAACAGAAGCATTG GTTTGGTTGTTCACACAGAAGCCAGAGTCACTGGACCCAATGGTGAAATACCACAGCTGTACATCTGGATTAGGGAATAATTACGTATCCTCACGCAAG ATGGACGTTGATGTCGAAACAGCTGAAATATTTTATCAAGAGTTATTAAAGCTTGAAGGCAAGATGAAAGAAAAGATTAACATTACTGGGGACCATAGCTAG
- the hsd17b7 gene encoding 3-keto-steroid reductase isoform X2 gives MTVPAVSRATLARRVVLVTGANSGIGLALCQRLLSEDNQIHLCMACRNMQKAETAKSELLLSHPGADISLLKVDVGNISSVIKAAEAIKQRYEHLDYLYLNAGIMPNPHFSLKAFLSGLLSRKVFNMFQTGEGLLIQEDWLTDDGLQQVFMTNVFGHFLLIRNLEPVLGQAGCASQLVWTSSSNARKSAFSLTDYQHSQGQESYSSSKYATDLLSVGLNKHYNSKGLFSSVVCPGFVLTNLTYGIFPPFIWTLITPIMWLICVFTNSFTRSPYNGTEALVWLFTQKPESLDPMVKYHSCTSGLGNNYVSSRKVRWTLMSKQLKYFIKSY, from the exons TGGCATTGGTCTGGCTCTTTGTCAACGCTTGCTTTCTGAAGATAACCAGATACACCTGTGTATGGCATGTCGAAACATGCAGAAAGCTGAGACTGCTAAGTCTGAACTTCTCCTGTCCCATCCTGGGGCTGATATTAGCCTTTTGAAAGTTGATGTTGGGAATATTAGCTCTGTGATCAAAGCAGCAGAAGCAATAAAGCAAAG GTATGAGCATTTAGATTATCTCTACCTGAACGCTGGAATTATGCCAAATCCCCATTTCAGTTTGAAAGCCTTTCTAAGTGGTCTGTTGTCCAG AAAAGTGTTCAATATGTTTCAAACTGGGGAGGGTTTGCTTATCCAGGAAGATTGGCTTACTGATGATGGACTACAGCAGGTCTTCATGACAAATGTCTTTGGACATTTCTTACTG ATACGAAACCTGGAACCTGTACTCGGTCAAGCTGGTTGTGCATCACAGCTGGTTTGGACATCTTCGAGCAATGCAAGGAAATCTGCCTTCAGTCTGACTGACTACCAGCATAGCCAAGGCCAGGAATCCTACAGTTCTTCCAAATATGCAACTGATCTGCTGAGTGTAGGCTTGAACAAGCACTATAATAGCAAG GGCCTGTTTTCTAGTGTGGTGTGTCCCGGTTTTGTTTTGACTAATTTGACCTATGGTATCTTTCCTCCTTTCATCTGGACATTAATTACACCCATTATGTGGCTA ATTTGTGTATTCACAAACTCGTTTACTCGGAGCCCATATAATGGAACAGAAGCATTG GTTTGGTTGTTCACACAGAAGCCAGAGTCACTGGACCCAATGGTGAAATACCACAGCTGTACATCTGGATTAGGGAATAATTACGTATCCTCACGCAAGGTTAG ATGGACGTTGATGTCGAAACAGCTGAAATATTTTATCAAGAGTTATTAA
- the hsd17b7 gene encoding 3-keto-steroid reductase isoform X3 has product MTVPAVSRATLARRVVLVTGANSGIGLALCQRLLSEDNQIHLCMACRNMQKAETAKSELLLSHPGADISLLKVDVGNISSVIKAAEAIKQRKVFNMFQTGEGLLIQEDWLTDDGLQQVFMTNVFGHFLLIRNLEPVLGQAGCASQLVWTSSSNARKSAFSLTDYQHSQGQESYSSSKYATDLLSVGLNKHYNSKGLFSSVVCPGFVLTNLTYGIFPPFIWTLITPIMWLICVFTNSFTRSPYNGTEALVWLFTQKPESLDPMVKYHSCTSGLGNNYVSSRKMDVDVETAEIFYQELLKLEGKMKEKINITGDHS; this is encoded by the exons TGGCATTGGTCTGGCTCTTTGTCAACGCTTGCTTTCTGAAGATAACCAGATACACCTGTGTATGGCATGTCGAAACATGCAGAAAGCTGAGACTGCTAAGTCTGAACTTCTCCTGTCCCATCCTGGGGCTGATATTAGCCTTTTGAAAGTTGATGTTGGGAATATTAGCTCTGTGATCAAAGCAGCAGAAGCAATAAAGCAAAG AAAAGTGTTCAATATGTTTCAAACTGGGGAGGGTTTGCTTATCCAGGAAGATTGGCTTACTGATGATGGACTACAGCAGGTCTTCATGACAAATGTCTTTGGACATTTCTTACTG ATACGAAACCTGGAACCTGTACTCGGTCAAGCTGGTTGTGCATCACAGCTGGTTTGGACATCTTCGAGCAATGCAAGGAAATCTGCCTTCAGTCTGACTGACTACCAGCATAGCCAAGGCCAGGAATCCTACAGTTCTTCCAAATATGCAACTGATCTGCTGAGTGTAGGCTTGAACAAGCACTATAATAGCAAG GGCCTGTTTTCTAGTGTGGTGTGTCCCGGTTTTGTTTTGACTAATTTGACCTATGGTATCTTTCCTCCTTTCATCTGGACATTAATTACACCCATTATGTGGCTA ATTTGTGTATTCACAAACTCGTTTACTCGGAGCCCATATAATGGAACAGAAGCATTG GTTTGGTTGTTCACACAGAAGCCAGAGTCACTGGACCCAATGGTGAAATACCACAGCTGTACATCTGGATTAGGGAATAATTACGTATCCTCACGCAAG ATGGACGTTGATGTCGAAACAGCTGAAATATTTTATCAAGAGTTATTAAAGCTTGAAGGCAAGATGAAAGAAAAGATTAACATTACTGGGGACCATAGCTAG
- the hsd17b7 gene encoding 3-keto-steroid reductase isoform X4: MTVPAVSRATLARRVVLVTGANSGIGLALCQRLLSEDNQIHLCMACRNMQKAETAKSELLLSHPGADISLLKVDVGNISSVIKAAEAIKQRYEHLDYLYLNAGIMPNPHFSLKAFLSGLLSRKVFNMFQTGEGLLIQEDWLTDDGLQQVFMTNVFGHFLLIRNLEPVLGQAGCASQLVWTSSSNARKSAFSLTDYQHSQGQESYSSSKYATDLLSVGLNKHYNSKICVFTNSFTRSPYNGTEALVWLFTQKPESLDPMVKYHSCTSGLGNNYVSSRKMDVDVETAEIFYQELLKLEGKMKEKINITGDHS; encoded by the exons TGGCATTGGTCTGGCTCTTTGTCAACGCTTGCTTTCTGAAGATAACCAGATACACCTGTGTATGGCATGTCGAAACATGCAGAAAGCTGAGACTGCTAAGTCTGAACTTCTCCTGTCCCATCCTGGGGCTGATATTAGCCTTTTGAAAGTTGATGTTGGGAATATTAGCTCTGTGATCAAAGCAGCAGAAGCAATAAAGCAAAG GTATGAGCATTTAGATTATCTCTACCTGAACGCTGGAATTATGCCAAATCCCCATTTCAGTTTGAAAGCCTTTCTAAGTGGTCTGTTGTCCAG AAAAGTGTTCAATATGTTTCAAACTGGGGAGGGTTTGCTTATCCAGGAAGATTGGCTTACTGATGATGGACTACAGCAGGTCTTCATGACAAATGTCTTTGGACATTTCTTACTG ATACGAAACCTGGAACCTGTACTCGGTCAAGCTGGTTGTGCATCACAGCTGGTTTGGACATCTTCGAGCAATGCAAGGAAATCTGCCTTCAGTCTGACTGACTACCAGCATAGCCAAGGCCAGGAATCCTACAGTTCTTCCAAATATGCAACTGATCTGCTGAGTGTAGGCTTGAACAAGCACTATAATAGCAAG ATTTGTGTATTCACAAACTCGTTTACTCGGAGCCCATATAATGGAACAGAAGCATTG GTTTGGTTGTTCACACAGAAGCCAGAGTCACTGGACCCAATGGTGAAATACCACAGCTGTACATCTGGATTAGGGAATAATTACGTATCCTCACGCAAG ATGGACGTTGATGTCGAAACAGCTGAAATATTTTATCAAGAGTTATTAAAGCTTGAAGGCAAGATGAAAGAAAAGATTAACATTACTGGGGACCATAGCTAG